From Lewinellaceae bacterium:
TGTTTCAGTCTATCCTCCGGAATCTGGCAGGCGGGATAAAAAACCTGATGAAGATGATACGTTTACGCCTGAAAAAGTAAAACTACAGGAACAACAATACGAACGGATATTCCGGGTGCTGGCAAATCACAAAGACGACATCCAGTCGGTCACGTTCTGGAATGTTTCGGACCAACGCACCTGGCTGGATCGGTTTCCGGTTCGGGGTCGGAAAAATTACCCCTTATTATTCGATACCGATCTGCAGAGGAAAACGGCTTATTGGCGGGTAATTGCCGGCCTGACAGGTGAAAACTGAAGAAATTCCTCCTATTACTGGATTTCGGGGCTAAAATGAATTAATTTATTTCACTTTAAAGTGTCTCATAATCAATCAATAATGAGTGTCAATTTTGAATTGAACGGAGAAATGGTCCAGGTGGATGCCGAGCCGGATGCCCTCCTGCTCTGGGTATTGCGGGAAGATCTCAAATTAACAGGAACCAAGTTCGGATGTGGCATTGCGGCTTGTGGTGCTTGTACAGTCCACGTTAACGGTGATCCGGTACGATCCTGCATGACCACCATGAAAATGGTCAGTGGTAAAAAAGTAACCACCATTGAAGGTTTGGGCAAAGGTGAACTGCACCCTGTCCAGCGGGCATGGATTGAGGAGCAGGTTCCCCAGTGCGGGTATTGCCAGTCCGGACAGATCATGCAGGCGGCAGCATTACTGGAAAAAAACAAACAGCCGTCACGGGCAGATATTGTAGAACATATGAACGGGGTACTGTGTCGCTGCGGTACCTATCACCGCATCCAGAAAGCAATCGTTCGCGCAGCAAAAGATATGGGATCATGAATGAGAATCAGTCAACTTCATCAATCTCCCGCAGGTCATTCCTGCGCACCGCAGGAGGAGCCACTTTTGCCATTGCACTCTCTCCGGTATTGGCCCTGGCCAGAGAATCGTATAGCGGAAATATAGCCAATGGGCAGGTGTCCGCCTGGGTACATCTGGATGGCGATGGTAAGATTACCATTTTTAATCCGGCGGCGGAGATGGGTCAGGGCTCAATGACGGCGCTGGCTGCCATCATAGCGGAAGAAATGGATGCGAAATGGGAAGATGTCACCATCGAATTTTCACCCATTGAACCGGAAACATATGGTTTGCAGTGGGGCGGCCAACTGGGAGGACCGATGATAACCGTGGGATCACGGACCGTAAAAGGGTATTACCAGGCTTTACGGCAGGCAGGCGCCGAGGTTCGATGGATATTGCGCTGGAATGCGGCCAGGAGCTGGAATGCCCCGGTAGAAGATACCACTACCACACCAGGTCTCGTCAGACAATTGTCCACCGGAAATACCATCTCTTACGGTGATCTTGCGAAAGCCGGGATAACCAGGCCGGATGATATCCCTTCGCAGGAACTTAAAGATCCGTCACAATTTCATCTGGTCGGACAGAACATTCCGAGGACGGACATTGCGGCCAAAACAGACGGTTCGGCAATGTACTCCATGGACATTCATGTGCCCGGGATGGTCTACGCCATCATGGAGCGAGGCTTGGTACATGGTGCCAGACCTATATTGAAGAACAGGCAGGTGGTCTTGAAACGGCCCGGGGTGATCGATATCGTCGAAATGGATCACGGTGTCGGTATTGTTGCTGCATCGGTCGAAACGGCTTTTTCTACCCGGGGATACCTGAAAATTGATTGGAACCTGGACAATTCAGCCGCAGGATACGACAGCAACAAGGCGCTTGAAGATTATTCCACGCAAGCCGAACACCCGGAACAAGGCAAGACACTGGAGGAAAAAGGAGATGTGAAACTGGCATTTCAGCAAGCCGCCAAAGTGATAGAAGCCGAATACCGCAATGATTTTGTCTACCATGCCCAGATGGAACCGCTGAATGCAGTTATAGCAGTAGCTCCGGATGGTAAATCGGCAGAAGCCTGGGTAGGATCCCAGGCACCGGACAGCGCCCGGCAGCAAATTGCCAAATCACTTGGAATAGGCTTCAATGATGTTGTCTTCCATCCGTGTTATCTGGGCGGTGGATTTGGACGCAGGTCTATGACGGATTATGTGGAAGAGGCAACAATCATGGCCAGGCAGGTAAAGCGGCCCGTGAAGTTGATCTGGACGCGTGAAGATGATTTGCAGTACGGTGCTTATCGTCCGATCAGCGTACAAAAATTACGGGTTGCAGTAAATTCAGAGGGCCTCATCCAGGGTTGGGAACATCATGTGGTTGGGACTGGTGATGGATTGCTGGCTTCAGGTGTGGGTGTTGAATACTACGATTTTCCCAATCAATACCTGACCTTGCAGAGCATGGACCAGCATGTACGCACCAAACATTGGCGATCAGTTGGGCATGGACCCAATAAATATGCCATCGAGGCGATCATCGACGAGATCGCCCGAGAGCTGGGGACAGACCCGGTGGACCTCAGACTTCGGCACATGCAATCCGATCAACGGGCTGCTCAGGTTGTCAGGACGGCCGCTGAAATGGCTGCCTGGCATGAACCCTCGCCAGCCGGCCGGGCAAAGGGGATCGCATTTGCTGAGCGCAGCGGCGCCCGGACCGCCGCCGTAGTTGAGATCTCCGTAGATAACGGCACGGGAAAGATCACTGTTCATAAATGCTGGATGGCTATGGATGCCGGCGTTATCGTCCAGCCGGACAATGCCATTGCCCAGCTGGAAGGAGGATTTCTGATGGGGCTCAGCAGTGTGCTTTATGAAAGCATCACCATTGAGGATGGCCAGGTTCAGCAAAATAATTTTGACGATTATCAGCTGCTGCGGATGGAAGACACGCCCGAAATCATGGAAGTTAAGTTGATCCTTTCCGCTGAAAAACCGGAAGGGGTGGGAGAGGCAAGCACCCCGGTTGTGGGGGGCGCGGTAGCCAATGCATTCCTTGCACTGACCGGGAAATCACTGAGGAACATGCCATTTACACCGGAAAAAGTGCTACGTGTATTGAATAGTTGATAT
This genomic window contains:
- a CDS encoding (2Fe-2S)-binding protein; this encodes MSVNFELNGEMVQVDAEPDALLLWVLREDLKLTGTKFGCGIAACGACTVHVNGDPVRSCMTTMKMVSGKKVTTIEGLGKGELHPVQRAWIEEQVPQCGYCQSGQIMQAAALLEKNKQPSRADIVEHMNGVLCRCGTYHRIQKAIVRAAKDMGS
- a CDS encoding xanthine dehydrogenase family protein molybdopterin-binding subunit, with the protein product MNENQSTSSISRRSFLRTAGGATFAIALSPVLALARESYSGNIANGQVSAWVHLDGDGKITIFNPAAEMGQGSMTALAAIIAEEMDAKWEDVTIEFSPIEPETYGLQWGGQLGGPMITVGSRTVKGYYQALRQAGAEVRWILRWNAARSWNAPVEDTTTTPGLVRQLSTGNTISYGDLAKAGITRPDDIPSQELKDPSQFHLVGQNIPRTDIAAKTDGSAMYSMDIHVPGMVYAIMERGLVHGARPILKNRQVVLKRPGVIDIVEMDHGVGIVAASVETAFSTRGYLKIDWNLDNSAAGYDSNKALEDYSTQAEHPEQGKTLEEKGDVKLAFQQAAKVIEAEYRNDFVYHAQMEPLNAVIAVAPDGKSAEAWVGSQAPDSARQQIAKSLGIGFNDVVFHPCYLGGGFGRRSMTDYVEEATIMARQVKRPVKLIWTREDDLQYGAYRPISVQKLRVAVNSEGLIQGWEHHVVGTGDGLLASGVGVEYYDFPNQYLTLQSMDQHVRTKHWRSVGHGPNKYAIEAIIDEIARELGTDPVDLRLRHMQSDQRAAQVVRTAAEMAAWHEPSPAGRAKGIAFAERSGARTAAVVEISVDNGTGKITVHKCWMAMDAGVIVQPDNAIAQLEGGFLMGLSSVLYESITIEDGQVQQNNFDDYQLLRMEDTPEIMEVKLILSAEKPEGVGEASTPVVGGAVANAFLALTGKSLRNMPFTPEKVLRVLNS